Proteins co-encoded in one Dyadobacter sp. CECT 9275 genomic window:
- a CDS encoding amidohydrolase family protein: MMNRRDFWKNSIATSASLLVASKAAAFSEKAPLSAATPAFIDSYINLFDWPFRKLKYADTGKITAKLSKHSITEAWAGSFEGLLHKNIDAVNARLAEECKKTWPVKLIPIGTVNPNWPDWEEDLRRCHEQYKMPGIRIVPIYQLIDLQSPEFGRLLEMTTRMGMFIQVVGDVEDPRHHHAALKTKDVKFEPLLDAAKSIPGARIQLVHWNRKIPNPLLEKIMNETRITLDISRIEGAGELGRLMEGNSWYGPKNLKISSERFLFGSHAPYFPLESALYKLFESPLSEAQFNLITRGNAENFKRTQ, translated from the coding sequence ATGATGAACAGAAGAGATTTCTGGAAAAATTCGATTGCGACCTCCGCTTCACTGCTCGTAGCTTCAAAAGCGGCGGCATTTTCAGAGAAGGCACCCCTATCAGCGGCTACCCCTGCTTTCATCGATAGCTATATCAATCTGTTCGACTGGCCATTCAGAAAACTGAAATATGCCGACACGGGGAAGATAACAGCAAAATTGTCAAAACACAGTATCACAGAGGCTTGGGCCGGAAGTTTTGAAGGTCTGCTTCATAAAAACATCGATGCCGTGAACGCCCGGCTGGCAGAGGAATGCAAAAAAACATGGCCGGTTAAACTGATTCCCATAGGAACTGTAAATCCTAACTGGCCAGACTGGGAAGAAGACTTACGCAGATGCCACGAACAGTACAAAATGCCGGGGATAAGGATCGTACCAATTTACCAACTGATAGACTTGCAAAGTCCCGAATTTGGCCGTCTGCTTGAAATGACTACCCGCATGGGAATGTTCATCCAGGTCGTCGGAGATGTTGAAGACCCTCGTCATCATCACGCAGCCCTGAAAACGAAGGATGTGAAATTTGAACCCCTCCTGGATGCCGCAAAAAGTATCCCCGGTGCACGCATTCAGCTGGTTCACTGGAACCGGAAAATACCGAATCCGCTTCTTGAAAAAATAATGAATGAGACGAGAATAACGCTCGACATTTCCCGAATTGAAGGTGCAGGAGAGCTGGGCAGGTTAATGGAGGGAAACTCATGGTACGGCCCGAAAAACCTTAAAATCAGCAGTGAAAGGTTTCTGTTCGGTTCACATGCGCCGTACTTCCCGCTGGAGTCGGCATTGTACAAACTCTTTGAATCGCCGCTGAGTGAAGCCCAATTCAACCTGATCACCAGAGGAAATGCAGAAAATTTCAAGAGAACTCAATAA
- a CDS encoding plastocyanin/azurin family copper-binding protein yields MRSTTKNMNGPIIFRWLICCILFHASCAALALDEKAVRTITIRAVPGMRFDPVRIKAEPGEKIKVVFANADDMSHNFLIVKPGSRLHVVEEALKLAERGPEKNYIPDVPDILWSLPVVSPGEIGALNITVPQQEGAYPYVCTFPGHGFVMYGALYVTRNELLPIQDDPNVPEYARVSSGPASKHTHSQTVFHPYPLSPPVLYRVFMPNAGPASFAVRITDSLSYCWDSSHGRLLYAWKGGFIDNSVAWRGHVNAEAEILGEIFYQAAETCPLSALGGKSAPVIFKGYTLKKGYPEFHYTIGSLDVYETILPGKNRMEWVHQFRVSGARKGICFDTSGKGKYTVRHSAGRMKDRVISLSNSEALRFSVTYTF; encoded by the coding sequence ATGAGATCAACTACGAAGAACATGAACGGCCCAATCATTTTCCGTTGGCTGATCTGCTGCATACTGTTTCACGCCTCATGTGCGGCACTCGCACTTGATGAAAAAGCAGTCAGAACCATTACCATCCGAGCGGTTCCTGGAATGCGGTTTGATCCGGTCAGAATAAAGGCTGAGCCCGGTGAAAAGATAAAAGTGGTATTTGCCAATGCAGATGATATGAGCCACAACTTCCTGATAGTGAAACCAGGAAGCCGGTTACACGTTGTGGAAGAGGCACTGAAGCTGGCCGAAAGAGGACCAGAAAAAAACTATATCCCCGACGTCCCGGATATCCTTTGGTCCCTGCCTGTGGTAAGTCCGGGTGAAATAGGCGCGCTGAACATCACAGTACCGCAGCAGGAGGGTGCCTACCCTTACGTATGCACTTTCCCTGGCCACGGATTTGTGATGTATGGTGCCCTTTACGTCACCAGAAATGAGTTGCTTCCCATTCAGGATGATCCGAATGTTCCCGAATACGCCCGTGTGAGTAGTGGGCCGGCTTCAAAACATACCCATTCCCAGACGGTCTTTCATCCCTATCCTTTGTCCCCTCCTGTGTTGTACAGGGTTTTTATGCCGAATGCCGGGCCGGCCTCTTTTGCAGTCAGAATAACGGACAGCTTATCCTATTGCTGGGACTCCTCACACGGGCGACTGTTATATGCCTGGAAGGGTGGTTTCATTGACAATTCGGTTGCCTGGCGGGGCCACGTAAATGCGGAAGCCGAAATTCTGGGTGAGATTTTTTATCAGGCCGCAGAAACCTGCCCGCTGAGCGCGCTGGGCGGGAAGTCTGCCCCTGTCATTTTCAAAGGATATACCCTCAAAAAAGGATACCCCGAATTCCACTATACCATAGGCTCTCTGGATGTTTATGAAACCATACTTCCCGGGAAAAACCGGATGGAGTGGGTCCACCAGTTCCGGGTATCCGGTGCGCGAAAAGGCATTTGTTTTGACACCAGCGGCAAAGGGAAATATACCGTCCGCCATAGTGCTGGTCGTATGAAGGATCGGGTGATCAGCCTGAGTAACTCAGAAGCCCTCCGCTTTTCAGTAACCTACACCTTTTAA
- a CDS encoding alpha/beta hydrolase gives MKKIVLSLLAVVGMVPVFAQEDLTVLNYWKFHKSQPHVLYSQLMSRTSEQLGERSAAVSQLKSRAEWTQRQKKIAGVLKGLAGAFPEKTPLNPVKTGTIERDGVRVEKLYFESRPGYYVTAALFMPAHPAGKLPAIVYCSGHSPNGFRAEAYQRIMINYAKKGFAVLAFDPIGQGERIQYLKSDGKPRFGPTHEHSYPGSLSFVSGLSPANYFIWDGIRAVDYLISRNDIDPTRIGIAGRSGGGTQSAYIAAMDDRILAAAPECYLTTFDKLLRSQGPQDAEQVFFHGIARGYDHADLLEVRAPKPALMVTTTNDMFPIEGAREVYREVSRAYAALGSKQNIQMVEDDAPHASTKKNREASYAFFQKYLNQPGNAQEEDVKLFTDEELHVTPGGNVYASLKGENLYTLIAKQTAGVLHRKKGEVSLEALQKKVIQINQYKSPAAVPEVIFSGRVVREGYDIEKYMIKSTGDHYLPILWMKPRRPSLGAVLLLDEKGKQEAAAIGGLADKLVTEGHEVILPDLAGIGELVNAALPGGDAQIERVALNLWYLGILADKSLVALRMEEIKRLGDFIRSKINNKQTLSLIATGVLGADALQATVISTDLFYKKILIGPLVSFESLFEKPEYRTKFLPTAPAGVLQHYDLPQLAGVQKAQSLLVIGPVSGEGVTLSQEEVQKQYAGVVEKQQIIPGESTSDTPAHIIRFLK, from the coding sequence ATGAAAAAAATAGTATTATCGCTCCTCGCTGTGGTAGGGATGGTGCCAGTGTTTGCGCAGGAGGATCTGACGGTGCTCAATTATTGGAAATTTCATAAGTCGCAGCCGCATGTACTCTACAGTCAGCTTATGTCCCGTACCTCAGAGCAACTGGGGGAAAGGAGTGCCGCGGTTTCTCAACTGAAAAGCAGGGCAGAATGGACCCAGCGCCAAAAGAAAATAGCGGGTGTTTTGAAAGGACTGGCAGGTGCTTTCCCCGAAAAAACACCGTTGAATCCTGTTAAGACCGGTACCATTGAGCGGGACGGTGTCCGGGTGGAGAAACTTTATTTTGAATCCAGGCCCGGATATTATGTAACGGCGGCGCTGTTTATGCCCGCTCATCCAGCGGGGAAATTACCGGCGATCGTATACTGCAGCGGCCATAGTCCCAACGGGTTCAGAGCAGAGGCTTATCAGCGGATCATGATCAATTACGCTAAAAAGGGTTTTGCGGTACTGGCCTTCGACCCTATTGGGCAGGGAGAGCGTATTCAGTACCTGAAATCGGATGGTAAGCCGCGTTTTGGCCCTACGCATGAGCATTCTTATCCGGGAAGTTTATCTTTTGTGTCGGGATTGTCACCCGCCAATTATTTTATTTGGGACGGTATCAGGGCGGTGGACTATCTGATCAGCCGAAACGATATTGATCCCACCCGTATTGGAATTGCCGGAAGGTCAGGCGGTGGCACGCAGTCAGCCTACATTGCGGCAATGGATGATCGGATCCTGGCCGCAGCGCCTGAATGTTACCTGACCACGTTTGATAAACTGCTCCGCTCCCAGGGCCCGCAGGACGCAGAGCAGGTTTTCTTTCACGGCATAGCCAGGGGATATGACCATGCGGACTTGCTGGAAGTAAGAGCCCCCAAACCGGCTTTAATGGTGACTACTACTAACGATATGTTCCCGATCGAAGGTGCGCGTGAGGTCTACAGGGAGGTATCCCGGGCTTATGCGGCGTTGGGCAGTAAGCAAAATATTCAGATGGTGGAAGATGATGCACCTCATGCTTCTACCAAAAAAAACCGGGAAGCCAGCTATGCGTTCTTCCAGAAATACCTGAACCAGCCAGGCAATGCGCAGGAAGAAGATGTGAAATTGTTTACTGACGAAGAGCTGCATGTTACTCCCGGAGGGAATGTGTATGCCTCCCTGAAAGGAGAGAACCTTTATACCCTGATTGCGAAACAAACAGCAGGTGTCTTACACCGTAAGAAGGGAGAAGTTTCCCTTGAGGCTCTTCAGAAAAAGGTCATCCAAATCAATCAATACAAGTCCCCTGCAGCTGTGCCGGAGGTTATTTTTTCGGGAAGGGTTGTCCGGGAAGGATATGATATCGAGAAGTACATGATAAAAAGCACAGGCGATCATTATCTCCCGATTTTGTGGATGAAACCGAGGAGGCCGTCTCTGGGTGCTGTTTTGCTGCTGGATGAAAAGGGAAAACAGGAGGCGGCAGCCATTGGCGGACTGGCCGACAAGCTGGTGACCGAAGGTCACGAAGTCATTCTTCCCGATCTGGCGGGTATTGGTGAGCTGGTCAACGCGGCGCTGCCTGGCGGAGACGCGCAGATTGAAAGGGTTGCCCTTAATTTGTGGTACCTAGGCATACTGGCCGATAAGAGCTTGGTGGCGCTGCGTATGGAGGAGATCAAACGGCTCGGTGATTTTATCAGAAGCAAGATAAACAATAAACAAACCTTATCACTCATTGCAACCGGTGTACTTGGAGCGGATGCATTGCAGGCAACGGTTATCAGTACCGATTTGTTCTACAAAAAAATCCTGATTGGCCCGCTTGTCTCGTTTGAGTCGCTTTTTGAAAAGCCCGAATACAGAACTAAATTTCTTCCAACAGCACCGGCTGGTGTGTTGCAGCATTATGACCTGCCGCAACTTGCCGGCGTACAAAAGGCCCAGTCGCTGCTGGTGATCGGGCCGGTATCTGGCGAAGGGGTTACCCTGAGTCAGGAGGAGGTGCAGAAACAGTATGCCGGAGTAGTGGAAAAGCAGCAGATTATTCCAGGGGAAAGCACTTCGGATACACCGGCTCACATTATCCGCTTTTTAAAGTAA
- a CDS encoding DegT/DnrJ/EryC1/StrS family aminotransferase, with protein sequence MEETNDLNRRKFFGKLGAGTLAMMAANTIPAYSIHSSLDKGKLAVLGGEPIRKNKAWPAWPQVTEKMLNAMADTTRSAKWSRISLKDGNVDTFEKAYAQLIGTKYCVGTGSGTQALATCVEALGIEPGDEVITSPYTDMGTVSAIITSRALPVLADLHADSYQIDPEDVERKITPHTKAIIPVYLGGLACDMDRIMAIAKKHNLKVIEDACQGHLAGYKGKKLGTIGDLGCFSFQASKGIACGEGGAVVGNDFDLMEQCFTVQNHGTARNGKHVTIGPKYRMNEFEGAILMAQLDGVRERFELRNANADYLNAKLKDFPGLVPQRRYEGTENGGLYIYALAYHKEHFNNADRSKFLKAIQAEGIGFTGYIPNGLHREPWVDHLTGLRSYKKMYSTARLKTFKEQMVLPQCDIASSRMVSLWASGPLLGSRQDMDNIIDAIMKVYDHRDKLSEI encoded by the coding sequence ATGGAAGAAACCAATGACTTAAACCGCCGGAAGTTTTTCGGAAAACTCGGCGCGGGAACCCTGGCTATGATGGCGGCCAATACCATACCAGCCTACAGCATCCACTCCTCACTGGATAAAGGCAAACTGGCCGTACTGGGCGGAGAGCCCATACGTAAAAACAAAGCCTGGCCAGCCTGGCCGCAGGTTACCGAAAAAATGTTGAATGCGATGGCAGATACCACCCGCAGCGCCAAATGGAGCCGCATCAGTCTGAAAGACGGAAACGTGGATACATTTGAAAAGGCCTATGCCCAGCTGATCGGCACAAAGTATTGTGTGGGCACGGGATCTGGAACCCAGGCCCTTGCTACCTGCGTGGAAGCACTGGGCATTGAGCCAGGCGATGAGGTAATCACCTCTCCATACACCGACATGGGTACTGTTTCAGCCATCATCACCAGCAGGGCGCTTCCGGTCCTGGCCGACCTGCATGCCGATTCCTACCAGATTGATCCGGAAGATGTTGAAAGAAAAATAACGCCTCATACCAAAGCAATTATCCCGGTATACCTCGGAGGCCTGGCCTGCGACATGGACAGGATCATGGCCATCGCGAAAAAGCATAACCTAAAGGTCATTGAAGATGCCTGCCAGGGGCATCTGGCGGGTTATAAGGGTAAGAAACTGGGAACCATCGGAGATCTGGGATGTTTCAGTTTTCAGGCCAGCAAGGGAATTGCATGCGGAGAGGGCGGCGCGGTGGTAGGCAATGATTTCGATCTGATGGAGCAATGCTTCACGGTACAGAACCATGGAACCGCCCGCAACGGCAAACATGTGACAATAGGCCCCAAATACCGCATGAACGAATTTGAAGGTGCTATTCTGATGGCTCAGCTGGACGGTGTGCGCGAAAGATTCGAGCTGCGGAATGCCAATGCCGATTATCTGAATGCAAAGCTGAAAGATTTTCCTGGACTCGTTCCGCAGCGAAGGTATGAAGGAACGGAAAACGGTGGATTATACATTTATGCCCTTGCCTATCACAAAGAACATTTTAACAACGCAGACCGAAGTAAGTTTCTGAAAGCTATACAGGCAGAAGGTATTGGTTTCACAGGTTACATTCCTAACGGCCTGCACCGGGAGCCCTGGGTGGACCACCTGACAGGCCTCCGCTCCTACAAAAAGATGTATTCAACTGCAAGACTTAAAACATTTAAGGAGCAGATGGTATTGCCGCAGTGTGACATAGCCAGTTCGCGTATGGTATCTCTCTGGGCATCGGGACCGTTGCTGGGAAGCAGGCAGGACATGGATAACATTATCGATGCCATCATGAAGGTATATGACCATCGTGATAAGTTGAGCGAGATTTAG
- a CDS encoding RagB/SusD family nutrient uptake outer membrane protein gives MKNTNTILIRIVTAIVLLTGVTSCHDELLNPVPESVLTTANAFNTAQDIDLAVLGIYSSLQTKVQKDYLIMEMTSDNMFAEYYATEPGLIEMEFLTVSSENNILNVFWKNAYSGIFRANSVLNYIDRPTNYAEGKKNQYIGEAKFMRALFYFDLVRIFGDVPLVLNQISAAEAEQIGRTPSADVYAQILADLNDAVANLPNPSAVPRGRASKAAALTLLSRVYIQMKDYANAKTRLEQVINGFNYKLVTNFRDLFSLETEANTEAIYSVPFVAGTNGQELSTTFAPLQGVYGIVSTGNRVGRPSWDLHKRYDPLDTRKKVTIEEWQLPANATPTSQPIWYPYINKYMVPHLPNTSGLDLPIMRFAEVILMYAEVLYETGNTAGALEQINMIRKRAFKDDLHAYKPEAIATRETFMDVLLLERRLELAFENHRWFDLVRTGRFTKVLSNFEGEYNPGTGTAEIQEVNAKEFMKFFPIPYEQIQLAKSGVLKQNDGY, from the coding sequence ATGAAAAATACAAATACTATACTGATCAGGATCGTTACGGCGATCGTGCTCCTGACCGGCGTAACAAGTTGTCACGATGAGCTGCTGAATCCGGTTCCCGAATCCGTACTGACCACCGCAAACGCTTTTAATACCGCACAGGATATAGATCTGGCCGTGCTGGGGATATACAGCAGCTTGCAGACGAAGGTCCAGAAGGATTATCTGATCATGGAGATGACTTCTGACAATATGTTCGCCGAGTATTACGCTACCGAACCAGGGCTTATTGAGATGGAATTTCTTACCGTTTCGTCTGAAAACAATATCCTCAATGTGTTCTGGAAAAATGCATACAGCGGAATTTTCAGAGCCAATTCGGTACTTAACTACATCGACCGCCCCACCAATTACGCCGAGGGAAAGAAGAATCAGTACATCGGAGAGGCAAAGTTTATGCGTGCGCTGTTTTATTTTGACCTTGTACGTATTTTCGGCGATGTGCCCCTGGTTCTTAATCAGATTTCTGCCGCAGAAGCTGAACAGATCGGCAGAACTCCCAGTGCCGATGTATACGCCCAGATCCTTGCCGACTTAAATGACGCGGTGGCCAATTTACCCAACCCATCGGCGGTGCCCAGAGGCCGGGCTTCCAAAGCCGCAGCGCTTACACTTCTTAGCCGTGTATACATTCAGATGAAGGATTATGCCAATGCCAAAACACGACTGGAACAGGTGATCAATGGCTTTAACTACAAACTGGTTACCAATTTCCGCGATCTTTTCAGCCTGGAAACGGAAGCCAATACAGAGGCGATTTATTCGGTACCCTTTGTGGCTGGTACCAATGGCCAGGAATTGTCAACTACTTTCGCGCCTTTGCAGGGTGTTTATGGGATCGTTTCCACAGGAAACAGGGTGGGACGCCCTTCCTGGGACCTTCACAAACGCTACGACCCGCTGGATACCCGGAAAAAAGTGACCATAGAGGAATGGCAGCTTCCTGCCAATGCCACGCCAACTTCCCAGCCTATCTGGTATCCTTATATTAATAAATACATGGTTCCTCACCTGCCAAATACCTCCGGGCTTGACCTTCCTATCATGCGTTTTGCAGAAGTAATACTGATGTACGCCGAAGTACTGTATGAAACCGGAAATACCGCGGGTGCACTGGAACAGATCAACATGATACGCAAAAGGGCTTTCAAAGACGACCTGCATGCTTATAAACCGGAAGCTATTGCCACCAGGGAAACCTTTATGGACGTATTACTTCTGGAACGGCGCCTTGAACTGGCCTTTGAAAATCACCGCTGGTTTGACCTCGTAAGAACCGGCCGTTTCACAAAGGTCCTGTCAAATTTTGAAGGGGAATATAACCCGGGGACCGGAACAGCCGAAATTCAGGAAGTAAACGCAAAAGAGTTTATGAAATTCTTCCCGATCCCGTATGAGCAGATACAACTTGCCAAGTCAGGAGTGCTGAAGCAGAATGACGGCTACTGA
- a CDS encoding DUF7133 domain-containing protein, translated as MKRKTVLFWLTMALVHQHHSGYGQEKAGYTVENIELPKGLNAETGGISFMPDGRMIACFHRGEVMTYHPLTKTWKLFAQGLHDPLGLLVVSNNEVLVMQQPELTRLKDMNADGIAEIYETVTADFGISGNYHEFNYGPVKDYSGNLYIALNLASSGDGIRSRVRGDLNLLGRDGEGRKQMFSVVPYRGWVMQYTPEKRLVPYASGLRSPNGIAMDPAGNLFVADNQGDWVASSALYNVRKDHFYGHPAGLVWKKGWDKGSPFDTPITYLDSLRTAPAVWFPQGIIANSPSQPLFDITEGKFGPFKGQLFIGEMNRDRIVRVVLERVNGEFQGACIPFIDGTGLLKGNNRMAFAPDGSLWVGHTEHGWIGSKGIQKISFTGHVPTDILKMSLTKTGFDITFTKEMDEKTVTDTARYHLRHYRYKYYKKPANEPVDETIQFDRQEVPIQSITLSPDHKKVSMRIDALKEGYVYELKLEPLKSTDQEQLVNRLICYTLNHLR; from the coding sequence ATGAAAAGAAAAACAGTACTTTTCTGGCTCACGATGGCGTTGGTCCACCAGCACCATTCGGGTTACGGACAGGAGAAAGCCGGTTACACAGTGGAAAATATTGAACTGCCAAAAGGTCTCAATGCAGAAACGGGAGGAATCAGTTTCATGCCGGACGGCAGAATGATTGCCTGCTTTCACCGTGGAGAAGTGATGACCTATCACCCTTTAACCAAAACATGGAAACTATTCGCACAGGGACTTCATGACCCGCTGGGCCTGCTGGTGGTGAGCAACAACGAAGTACTGGTCATGCAACAACCGGAACTGACGCGATTGAAAGATATGAACGCCGATGGCATTGCGGAGATATATGAAACCGTGACGGCGGACTTTGGCATTTCAGGAAATTACCATGAGTTTAATTACGGACCGGTAAAGGATTACAGCGGCAATCTGTATATAGCGCTTAACCTGGCTTCATCCGGTGATGGCATCCGCAGTCGCGTACGCGGAGATCTGAACCTGCTCGGACGCGATGGTGAAGGGCGCAAACAGATGTTTTCGGTAGTCCCTTATCGTGGATGGGTGATGCAGTACACGCCTGAAAAACGCCTTGTCCCCTATGCCAGTGGCCTGAGGTCACCCAATGGAATAGCCATGGATCCGGCAGGGAATCTGTTTGTCGCTGATAATCAGGGCGACTGGGTTGCCTCAAGTGCGTTGTATAATGTGCGCAAGGATCATTTTTACGGGCACCCGGCCGGGCTGGTCTGGAAGAAAGGATGGGACAAAGGCAGCCCTTTTGATACTCCGATCACCTATCTGGACAGTTTGAGAACAGCTCCGGCCGTATGGTTCCCGCAGGGAATTATTGCCAATTCGCCTTCTCAGCCGCTATTTGACATCACTGAGGGGAAATTTGGTCCGTTCAAAGGTCAGTTGTTTATCGGGGAAATGAACCGCGACAGAATCGTCAGAGTCGTGCTCGAGCGGGTGAACGGAGAATTTCAGGGGGCCTGCATACCTTTTATAGATGGTACCGGTTTGCTGAAAGGAAACAACCGGATGGCCTTTGCCCCGGATGGCAGCCTGTGGGTAGGCCATACCGAACACGGATGGATTGGCAGCAAGGGAATACAGAAAATCAGCTTTACAGGGCATGTACCGACTGATATTCTTAAGATGTCGCTGACCAAAACCGGTTTTGATATCACATTTACCAAGGAAATGGATGAAAAAACAGTCACTGATACGGCCCGTTATCACCTGCGGCATTATCGGTACAAATATTACAAAAAACCGGCCAATGAACCGGTAGATGAAACCATCCAGTTCGACCGTCAGGAAGTTCCCATACAATCCATCACCCTTTCACCCGACCATAAAAAGGTATCCATGCGGATTGATGCGCTCAAAGAGGGGTATGTTTATGAACTAAAGCTGGAACCTTTGAAGAGCACGGATCAGGAGCAGCTGGTGAACCGTTTGATCTGTTACACATTGAACCATTTAAGATAA
- a CDS encoding amidohydrolase family protein: MALPSPENYGLPGFSELKEYRIWDTHYHGYMTGGDPVQQNDEMLFYVKRMGIERVVSVDIGGTLAKPLIPMPYDVAKRSFLEKNRSFFSGIIPIDPGFPEESCRKMEEWIENGPCIGIKYVGGNQLGVTCDHPNNDMIIEKAVSLKAVIYIHTWIKTGGPANVIGGDNLPGESAPWHVARLAKRFPQVNMICGHAGGDWELGARAIRANENVYFEFSGADPQSGSVDLAVKELGTDRIVWGGHGPSRSYSTELAKILDADLKFEERKKLFGGNYRRLAKNIFEKKGWALKL; this comes from the coding sequence ATGGCCTTACCATCACCAGAAAATTACGGACTTCCCGGTTTCAGCGAGCTGAAAGAATACCGGATTTGGGATACCCACTACCACGGCTATATGACCGGCGGAGACCCGGTTCAGCAGAATGATGAAATGCTTTTTTATGTCAAAAGAATGGGTATCGAACGGGTGGTGTCTGTGGATATAGGAGGTACCCTGGCCAAACCGCTGATCCCGATGCCCTACGATGTTGCCAAACGGTCGTTTCTTGAAAAAAACCGGTCGTTTTTTTCCGGGATTATTCCGATCGACCCGGGTTTTCCCGAAGAAAGTTGCCGAAAAATGGAGGAATGGATTGAAAACGGACCTTGCATAGGTATCAAATATGTGGGCGGCAACCAGCTGGGTGTCACTTGCGACCACCCGAATAATGATATGATTATTGAAAAGGCCGTTTCACTGAAAGCTGTCATTTATATTCATACCTGGATCAAAACCGGTGGGCCCGCAAACGTGATCGGGGGAGATAATCTGCCGGGAGAAAGCGCTCCATGGCATGTGGCCCGGCTGGCAAAACGGTTTCCGCAGGTGAACATGATCTGCGGGCATGCCGGTGGTGACTGGGAACTGGGCGCCCGGGCCATCAGAGCCAACGAAAATGTATACTTCGAATTCAGCGGAGCCGATCCTCAGTCGGGCTCGGTGGACCTGGCGGTAAAAGAACTCGGTACCGACCGCATCGTTTGGGGAGGGCATGGTCCGAGCCGTTCCTACTCCACCGAACTCGCCAAAATACTGGATGCCGATCTTAAGTTCGAAGAGCGGAAAAAGTTGTTCGGAGGCAATTATCGCCGACTCGCCAAAAACATATTCGAGAAAAAAGGATGGGCCCTTAAGCTCTGA